Sequence from the Terriglobales bacterium genome:
GAACAGGTAGCCGAGGCCGCGCGCGCAGTCGCCGCCGGGCGCTGGGAGACGCAGGTCGAGGTGACGTCGCGCGACGACGTCGGCGAGCTGGCGGAGAACTTCAATCGCATGACGCGCGAGCTGGTGGCGCAGCGCGACCGCGCGCTGCAAGCGGAGCGCGTGGCGGCGTGGCGCGAGCTGGCGCGGCGCCTGGCCCACGAGCTCAAGAATCCGCTCTTCCCCTTGCAGATCACCATCGAGAACCTGAAGCGCGCACGCCAGCTGTCGCCCGAGCAGTTCGACGAGGTCTTCCGCGAGAGCACGCAGACGCTGCTCGCCGAGCTCGGGAACCTGAAGGAGATCGTCGGACGCTTCAGCGATTTCTCGAAGATGCCGCAGCCCCACTTCCAGCCGACGGACGTGAACGACCTGGTGCGCCGCGCGGTGAAGATCTTCGAGCCGCAGTGGACGGCGGCAGGACGTCCGCAGATCGCGGGCCGCATGGAGCTGAACGACGCGCTGCCGCACATCGCCGCCGACCCCGAGCTGCTGCACCGCGCGGTGAGCAACCTCATCCTGAACGCGATGGACGCGATGCCGCAGGGCGGCACGCTGACCGTCCGGACCGGCGCGCGCGACGGCTCGGTGCTGATCGAGGTGTCCGACACCGGCAGCGGCCTGACGAAGGAAGAGTGCGAGCGCCTCTTCACTCCTTATTACACGTCGAAGCAGCACGGCACGGGTTTAGGATTGGCCATCGTGCAATCCGTAGTGACCGACCACAAAGGGCGGATCGCGGTCGAGTCCGCGCCGGGGAAAGGCAGCACGTTCCGCATCGAGCTGCCGGCGAGTACCGAGTACCGAGTGCCGAGTGCCGAGAGATGACTGCGCCGATCCGAGCACACTTACTCATCGTCGACGACGAGCCGAACACACTGGCCTCGCTGGCGCGGGCGTTCCGGCTGGCTGGGCACGAGGCCACGGTGTGCGACAACGCCGAGCGCGCGCTGGAACTCGCGAAAGCGCAGCCCTTCGACCTCATCTTCTCCGACGTCGTGATGCCGAAGCGCGACGGCCTGTGGCTGCTCGACGAGTTGAAGAAGCAGAGCGTCGCCGCGCCGGTGGTGATGATGAGCGGGCAGGCGCACATCGAGATGGCCGTGCAGGCCACCCGGCTGGGCGCGCTCGACTTCCTGGAAAAACCCATCACCAGCGAGAAGCTGCTGCTCACCATCGAGAACGTGCTGAAGCTGAAGCGGCTGACCGACGAGAACCGCTCGCTCAGGCAGCGGCTGGGGCGGCACGAGCTGGTCTTCGCCGGCGAGGTGATGGAGCGCGTGATGCAGCAGGTCGCAAGGGTCGGGCCCACCGAGACCCGCGTCTGCATCCTGGGCGAGACCGGCACCGGCAAGGAGCTGGTCGCGCGCACGCTGCACGAGAAGTCGCTGCGCGCGGGCGGGCCGTTCGTCGCGGTGAACTGCGCGGCGGTGCCGGCGGAGCTGATCGAGAGCGAGCTGTTCGGGCACGAGAAGGGCTCGTTCACCGGCGCGGCCGGGCGGCATCTCGGCAAGTTCGAGCAGGCGCAGCACGGCACGCTCTTCCTCGACGAGATCGGCGACATGCCGCTGGCCATGCAGGCCAAGCTGCTGCGCGTGCTGGAAGAAAAAGAGATCGAGCG
This genomic interval carries:
- a CDS encoding sigma-54 dependent transcriptional regulator — its product is MTAPIRAHLLIVDDEPNTLASLARAFRLAGHEATVCDNAERALELAKAQPFDLIFSDVVMPKRDGLWLLDELKKQSVAAPVVMMSGQAHIEMAVQATRLGALDFLEKPITSEKLLLTIENVLKLKRLTDENRSLRQRLGRHELVFAGEVMERVMQQVARVGPTETRVCILGETGTGKELVARTLHEKSLRAGGPFVAVNCAAVPAELIESELFGHEKGSFTGAAGRHLGKFEQAQHGTLFLDEIGDMPLAMQAKLLRVLEEKEIERIGGEKPVPVDVRVIVATHRNLEELVRANQFRQDLFHRIYVFPIMLPPLRERAGDIAALVQHLAAQLAAANGWKPVPFSPEAIEALKEYSWPGNVRELRNVVERLMLLASDGGVSAADARAALPAQVRGASGAVVTGSGPLAERVAAFERECILAELKRNHFNVTSTAKSLGLERSHLYKKAEQLGVDLSAERQKH